The proteins below are encoded in one region of Streptomyces sp. NBC_00490:
- a CDS encoding helix-turn-helix transcriptional regulator: MPPTSFSSPLIGRADELARLDGVLARARGGEARAVLIAGDAGVGKTRLLGEAAERAARAGMTVLTGHCVDLGDVGLPYLPFTEVLGILASDERFAAVLSGHPVAGRLLGGEGDGGRLQLFEGMAGLLADLADVAPLLLVLEDLHWADQSSRDLLRFLLSRGILQRSAGGAPTHRLAILASYRADDLHRRHPLRPLLAELVRLPAVERLELRPLGDAEVTRLVQALQDRPLPDATVRGIVARAEGNAFYAEELVAATDTEAGGVPSGLADVLLIRFEQLSETAQQVLRTAAVAGRRVEHALLRDAVRLPEDELEAALREAVGRQLLVPGDGDTYSFRHALAREAVYADLLPGERARLHGAFARLLAGHGHRAESAAERAHHYRESHDLAEALAASLEAADHAQRVGAPAEELRHLEAALDLWSAVEPAARPSDERVTLTLRASAAAAHAGELHRAVSLTRAALAGADQDADSELAARVRYTLAGNLIDVDNLTAAFRYSSEALALIPADPPSRTWVWAAATHVMAARHVGENETALRVAREALRVAEHLDAKDARADLIISLAALESGGRGTPEGRGRISEARELAHAAGNAPVEMRALFNLAIGSYETGDLDEALPLLAEGLDRARRAGLLSSAYPRAMRHLQLVVLYTLGRWDECLRAVSGRAELPVLSGYAAGPALYVALARGDFTAADRARALLQGPFDWMATLVAGIALTEAAALRGDAQAAVEQLWSTVKSLTDDAGTRPDVTVRLAARALSAVADTAAGLRLTGDEAGTGRWKATADELVELARHTAARGEDGTPQGPEGQAWLARAEAERVRAVTGPDVAAWERTVAAFDFGDTYEHARCRLRYAEALLVAERREEAAVEAGAARETAVRLGATLLLEEADTLIRRGRLSAAPKNAGGPSPLTAREQDVLRLLALGRSNRQIGEELFISGKTASVHVSNILAKLGAASRTEAVAVAYREGLIAPE; encoded by the coding sequence GGCCGTGCCGACGAACTCGCCCGGCTCGACGGTGTGCTCGCGCGCGCCCGCGGTGGTGAAGCGCGCGCGGTTCTGATCGCCGGGGACGCCGGAGTCGGCAAGACGCGGCTCCTGGGCGAAGCCGCCGAGCGGGCCGCCCGTGCCGGGATGACCGTGCTCACCGGGCACTGTGTGGACCTCGGTGACGTCGGACTGCCCTATCTGCCGTTCACCGAGGTCCTGGGGATCCTCGCCTCCGACGAGCGGTTCGCTGCCGTGCTGTCGGGGCATCCGGTGGCCGGGCGGCTGCTGGGGGGCGAGGGCGACGGCGGACGGTTGCAGCTGTTCGAGGGCATGGCGGGGCTGCTGGCCGATCTGGCCGATGTCGCACCGCTGTTGCTCGTGCTGGAGGACCTGCACTGGGCCGACCAGTCCTCGCGGGACCTGCTGAGGTTCCTGCTCAGCCGGGGCATCCTGCAGCGGTCGGCGGGCGGGGCGCCCACCCATCGGCTGGCGATCCTCGCGTCCTACCGGGCGGACGATCTGCATCGCCGTCATCCGCTGCGGCCGCTGCTGGCCGAGCTCGTACGGCTGCCCGCTGTGGAGCGGCTGGAACTGCGGCCGCTGGGCGACGCCGAGGTGACACGCCTCGTGCAGGCGCTGCAGGACCGGCCGCTGCCGGACGCCACGGTGCGGGGCATCGTGGCGCGGGCCGAGGGCAACGCCTTCTACGCCGAGGAACTGGTCGCGGCCACGGACACCGAGGCGGGCGGGGTGCCCAGCGGGCTGGCCGACGTGCTGCTCATCCGGTTCGAGCAGCTCTCGGAGACCGCCCAGCAGGTGCTGCGTACCGCCGCCGTCGCCGGGCGCCGTGTCGAGCACGCGCTGCTGCGGGACGCGGTCCGGCTTCCCGAGGACGAGCTGGAGGCGGCGCTGCGGGAGGCCGTCGGACGGCAGCTCCTGGTGCCCGGGGACGGGGACACGTACTCCTTCCGGCACGCACTGGCCCGCGAGGCCGTCTACGCCGATCTGCTCCCGGGTGAACGGGCCCGGCTGCACGGCGCGTTCGCCCGACTGCTGGCCGGGCACGGGCACCGGGCCGAGTCCGCCGCCGAGCGTGCCCACCACTACCGCGAGAGCCATGACCTGGCCGAGGCGTTGGCCGCCTCGCTGGAGGCCGCGGACCACGCCCAGCGGGTCGGGGCGCCCGCCGAGGAGCTGCGGCACCTGGAGGCGGCCCTGGACCTGTGGTCGGCGGTGGAACCGGCCGCGCGGCCCTCGGACGAGCGGGTCACGCTCACCCTGCGTGCCTCCGCGGCGGCCGCGCACGCCGGTGAGCTGCACCGCGCGGTCTCCCTCACCCGGGCCGCGCTGGCCGGTGCCGACCAGGACGCCGACTCCGAACTCGCCGCCCGCGTCCGCTACACGCTCGCCGGGAACCTGATCGACGTCGACAACCTCACCGCGGCGTTCCGGTACAGCAGCGAGGCGCTCGCCCTCATCCCGGCCGATCCGCCGTCGCGGACCTGGGTGTGGGCGGCCGCCACCCATGTCATGGCGGCCCGCCATGTCGGCGAGAACGAGACCGCGCTCCGCGTCGCCCGCGAGGCCCTGCGCGTGGCCGAGCACCTGGACGCGAAGGACGCCCGGGCGGATCTGATCATTTCGCTCGCCGCCCTCGAGAGCGGCGGCCGCGGCACCCCGGAGGGCCGCGGACGCATCAGCGAGGCCAGGGAGTTGGCCCACGCCGCCGGCAACGCGCCCGTGGAGATGCGCGCGCTGTTCAATCTCGCCATCGGCTCCTACGAGACCGGCGACCTCGATGAGGCGCTGCCGCTGCTGGCCGAGGGCCTCGACCGGGCCCGCCGGGCCGGGCTGCTGTCCTCGGCCTACCCCCGGGCGATGCGCCATCTCCAGCTCGTGGTGCTCTACACGCTGGGCCGCTGGGACGAGTGCCTGCGCGCGGTGTCCGGCAGGGCCGAACTGCCCGTGCTCAGTGGGTACGCGGCCGGGCCCGCGCTCTATGTCGCCCTCGCGCGCGGCGACTTCACGGCCGCCGACCGGGCCCGCGCCCTCCTCCAGGGGCCCTTCGACTGGATGGCCACGCTCGTCGCGGGTATCGCGCTGACCGAGGCGGCGGCACTGCGCGGCGACGCCCAGGCCGCGGTGGAGCAGCTGTGGTCGACGGTCAAGTCCCTCACCGACGACGCGGGCACACGTCCCGACGTCACGGTCCGGCTCGCCGCCCGCGCACTGTCCGCGGTCGCCGACACGGCTGCCGGGCTGCGCCTCACCGGCGACGAGGCGGGCACGGGACGGTGGAAGGCCACGGCGGACGAACTGGTGGAACTGGCCCGGCACACGGCCGCGCGCGGGGAGGACGGCACTCCGCAGGGGCCGGAGGGACAGGCCTGGCTGGCGCGCGCCGAGGCGGAACGGGTCCGGGCGGTGACCGGGCCGGACGTGGCGGCCTGGGAGAGGACGGTCGCCGCGTTCGACTTCGGTGACACCTACGAGCACGCGCGCTGCCGACTCCGGTACGCCGAGGCCCTGTTGGTGGCCGAGCGTCGCGAGGAGGCGGCCGTCGAGGCCGGTGCCGCGCGGGAGACGGCCGTACGGCTCGGGGCCACCCTCCTGCTGGAGGAGGCGGACACGCTGATACGCCGGGGCCGGCTGTCGGCGGCACCGAAGAACGCGGGCGGCCCCTCACCGCTGACCGCCCGCGAGCAGGACGTGCTGCGCCTCCTCGCGCTGGGCCGCAGCAACCGGCAGATCGGCGAGGAGTTGTTCATCAGCGGCAAGACGGCGAGCGTGCACGTCTCCAACATCCTGGCCAAGCTGGGCGCCGCGAGCCGTACCGAGGCGGTGGCCGTCGCCTATCGGGAGGGCCTGATCGCCCCGGAGTGA
- a CDS encoding SGNH/GDSL hydrolase family protein — protein sequence MTGRPARAGRLLVVTLMAAVLQAAPARAAAQSPPDGVVTWGASADRIGEAAADRGYRMVVHTSVAGRDPRIRLSNAFGDRPVTFDSVYAGIRKEGPELVRRTNRRLTFDGSTSVTVPPGATAYSDPLPGKLAAGTDLVVSVHTPDAAGPLTGHSMAMQTSYTTRGDHTAEEGGAHWTETAGSWFYLDAVSVRADAGAVVALGDSITDGWQSTTDVNRRWPDYLARRLQKSRNAVKGVADEGISGNKVLADGAGQSALNRLDRDVLSQPGVRTVFLFEGVNDIKAHTGVTAEDLIDGYREIVDRAHAAGTCVVGATVAPFKGWPEWDPAAEAVRQEVNAFIRNSGEFDAVTDFDRILRSPYDQERMLPALDGGDHIHPNDKGMQAMADAVDLRSLDCPDR from the coding sequence ATGACGGGCCGCCCCGCCCGGGCCGGCCGACTGCTGGTCGTCACGCTCATGGCCGCCGTCCTCCAGGCCGCACCGGCGCGAGCCGCCGCCCAGAGCCCGCCCGACGGGGTCGTCACCTGGGGCGCGAGCGCCGACCGCATCGGTGAGGCGGCCGCCGACCGCGGCTACCGCATGGTCGTGCACACCAGCGTCGCCGGCCGTGACCCGCGCATCCGGCTCTCCAACGCCTTCGGCGACCGACCGGTGACCTTCGACAGCGTCTACGCGGGCATCCGGAAGGAGGGCCCCGAACTCGTCCGCCGCACCAACCGCCGGCTCACCTTCGACGGCTCGACGTCCGTCACCGTCCCGCCCGGCGCCACGGCGTACAGCGACCCGCTGCCGGGGAAGCTGGCCGCCGGGACCGACCTGGTGGTCAGCGTCCACACGCCGGACGCGGCGGGCCCGCTCACCGGCCACTCGATGGCCATGCAGACGTCGTACACCACCCGCGGCGACCACACCGCCGAGGAGGGCGGCGCGCACTGGACCGAGACCGCCGGTTCCTGGTTCTACCTGGACGCGGTGTCGGTGCGCGCCGACGCCGGTGCCGTGGTCGCTCTCGGTGACTCCATCACCGACGGCTGGCAGTCCACCACGGACGTCAACCGCCGCTGGCCCGACTACCTGGCCCGTCGGCTCCAGAAGTCGCGGAACGCGGTCAAGGGCGTGGCCGACGAGGGGATCTCCGGCAACAAGGTACTGGCGGACGGCGCCGGGCAGAGCGCCCTGAACCGGCTGGACCGGGACGTGCTCTCCCAGCCCGGTGTGCGGACCGTGTTCCTCTTCGAGGGCGTCAACGACATCAAGGCCCACACCGGCGTCACCGCCGAGGACCTGATCGACGGCTACCGGGAGATCGTCGACCGGGCGCACGCGGCCGGCACCTGCGTGGTCGGCGCCACGGTCGCGCCGTTCAAGGGCTGGCCGGAGTGGGACCCGGCCGCCGAGGCCGTACGCCAGGAGGTCAACGCGTTCATCAGGAACAGCGGCGAGTTCGACGCGGTCACCGACTTCGACCGGATCCTGCGCAGCCCCTACGACCAGGAGCGGATGCTCCCCGCCCTGGACGGCGGGGACCACATCCACCCCAACGACAAGGGCATGCAGGCCATGGCGGACGCCGTCGACCTGCGGAGCCTCGACTGCCCGGACCGTTGA